A single window of Sphaerodactylus townsendi isolate TG3544 linkage group LG05, MPM_Stown_v2.3, whole genome shotgun sequence DNA harbors:
- the PTCH2 gene encoding protein patched homolog 2 isoform X1 — MASHRPVPGAAGIFGELPPSYAVAASSDLLRRPSYCHAAFALKQIAKGKAVGQKAPLWLRAQFQALLFTLGCWIQRHCGKVLFVGLLVFGALAVGLRVASIETDIEQLWVEEGSRVSQELRYTKEKLGEESLYTSQMLIQTPKQEGENILNPEALGMHLEAALAASKVQVLLYGKSWDLNKICYKSGVPIIENGMIARMIEKLFPCVIVTPLDCFWDGAKLQGGSAYLPGRRDIQWTNLDPIQLMEELGQFASLEGFKEMLDKAEVGQAYMERPCLDPFDPECPASAPNSHSRKVPNIPSELTGGCHGFSQKYMHWQEELILGETVKDFQGKLQRAEALQSMFLLMSPRQLFEHYRDDYEIHDISWSEEKAAAVLEAWQREFVELAQESLPANSSQTIHAFSTTTLNDIMKSFSDVSAIRVAGGYLLMLAYACVTMLRWDCSKSQGAVGLAGVLLVALSVAAGLGLCSLLGISFNAATTQVLPFLALGIGVDDMFLLAHAFIETSQHIPVKERTGECLRRSGTSVALTSVNNMIAFFMAALVPIPALRAFSLQAAVVVVFNFAMVLFIFPAILSLDLHRRENKRLDILCCFYSLCSSRVIQIQPQEYADANDNHAAPTFPHGHPPLATSTRITTTVQAFTQCDPSGRHVVTILPPTQHVFTTPSTLLPANLMGSQVCTPASSTRDLLAQLDEGKGAQECVPLPFCQWNLSSFARDKYAPVLLQSHTKGIVVAIFLALLGLSLYGTTKVHDGLYLTDIVPRGTKEHAFISAQFKYFSFYNMFVITKGSFDYPSSQEALYGLHQAFNAIQYVVRDENRQLPKMWLHYFRDWLQGLQAAFDRDWESGRITKENYRNGSEDGVLAYKLLIQTGSKKEPFNLNLLTTRRLVDENGIIPHDIFYICLTVWVSNDPLGFAASQANFYPPPPEWIHDKYDATGENLRIPAAQPLEFAQFPFYLNGLRQTSDFVAAIESVRAICDEVAQTHGVLSYPSGYPFLFWEQYIGLRHWLLQAISIVLVCTFLVCTLLLLNPWTASIIVFVLAMMTVELFGIMGLMGIKLSAIPVVILIASVGIGVEFTVHVALGFLTAIGNRNLRSTVALEHMFAPVMDGAVSTLLGVLMLAGSEFDFILRYFFAVLTILTILGLLNGLVLLPVLLSIIGPPAEVTPADNGSRLPTPSPVPPPISHHSFYVHQQGGAFTDSSDSEYYSESTGASDIGKDDRNTYIIPPTQSHILVKASKSPRFPKITVVKSYKTSLESPLSPCSPDWTQTMTTGSHLTSSTIDVKQSSQQQEQPNHRLGPQQAQTAPIPLRTNSHAYSAKVPPLGTGGSFTTVTATASVMLALHPSLPGSCRGYTHDGFESDSPEEAGLVLPDKLELQDLAQRP; from the exons aggGCAGCCGTGTCAGCCAGGAGCTTCGATATACAAAAGAGAAGCTAGGAGAAGAATCACTTTACACATCCCAGATGCTCATACAAACTCCCAAACAGGAAGGAGAAAACATCCTGAATCCAGAGGCCTTAGGAATGCATCTCGAAGCTGCTTTGGCTGCCAGCAAAGTGCAAGTCTTACTGTATGGAAA ATCTTGGGATCTCAACAAAATCTGCTACAAGTCCGGAGTCCCCATAATTGAGAATGGGATGATTGCACGG ATGATTGAGAAGCTCTTTCCCTGTGTTATCGTAACGCCATTGGACTGTTTCTGGGATGGGGCCAAGCTGCAAGGGGGTTCTGCGTACCTCCC GGGCCGACGGGATATCCAGTGGACCAACTTGGACCCTATTCAATTGATGGAGGAGCTTGGTCAGTTTGCCTCACTGGAAGGATTCAAGGAAATGCTGGATAAGGCAGAAGTTGGCCAAGCCTATATGGAACGACCCTGTCTTGACCCCTTTGACCCTGAGTGTCCTGCCAGTGCTCCCAACAGCCATAGCCGAAAA GTACCAAATATTCCCTCTGAGCTCACAGGTGGCTGCCACGGCTTCTCTCAGAAATACATGCACTGGCAAGAGGAGCTGATCCTGGGTGAAACAGTGAAAGATTTCCAGGGCAAACTACAGAG agCTGAAGCATTACAGAGCATGTTCCTGTTGATGAGCCCACGGCAGCTGTTTGAGCACTACCGGGATGATTATGAGATTCATGACATCAGCTGGAGTGAGGAGAAAGCAGCTGCTGTCCTAGAAGCCTGGCAGCGGGAATTTGTTGAG TTGGCCCAGGAATCCCTCCCTGCAAATTCCTCCCAGACTATCCATGCCTTCTCCACCACCACGCTTAATGACATCATGAAATCCTTCTCAGATGTGAGCGCCATCCGCGTTGCAGGCGGGTACCTCCTGATG CTGGCATATGCCTGTGTCACCATGCTGCGCTGGGACTGCTCCAAATCGCAGGGTGCTGTGGGCCTAGCAGGAGTTCTTCTCGTTGCCCTTTCAGTGGCAGCAGGACTTGGACTGTGCTCCTTACTGGGAATCTCTTTCAACGCAGCGACCACACAG GTGTTACCTTTCCTGGCACTGGGCATTGGTGTAGATGACATGTTTCTCCTGGCGCATGCCTTCATTGAGACTAGCCAACACATCCCTGTCAAG GAACGGACTGGTGAATGCTTACGGCGTAGTGGCACCAGTGTAGCGCTCACCTCTGTCAATAACATGATTGCCTTCTTCATGGCTGCTCTGGTGCCCATCCCAGCTCTGCGAGCCTTCTCTCTGCAG GCTGCGGTGGTGGTCGTGTTCAATTTTGCCATGGTGCTGTTCATCTTTCCTGCCATCCTGAGCCTGGACCTTCACAGGCGTGAAAACAAGAGGCTTGATATTTTATGCTGCTTCTATAG CCTCTGCTCCTCCCGTGTCATCCAGATCCAGCCACAAGAATATGCTGATGCAAATGACAACCACGCTGCACCCACATTTCCACACGGACACCCACCACTGGCCACCAGCACACGTATCACAACCACAGTGCAAGCTTTCACCCAGTGTGACCCTTCTGGGCGACACGTGGTCACCATCTTACCACCTACGCAGCATGTCTTCACCACCCCATCCACTCTGCTTCCTGCCAACCTGATGGGGTCACAAGTCTGCACTCCTGCCAGCTCCACTCGTGACCTCCTGGCACAGCTGGATGAGGGCAAAGGTGCCCAGGAGTGCGTCCCGTTGCCGTTTTGCCAATGGAATCTCTCCAGTTTTGCTCGAGACAAATATGCACCCGTCCTTCTGCAGAGCCACACCAAG GGAATTGTGGTGGCCATATTCCTGGCACTATTGGGCCTGAGCCTCTATGGCACAACCAAAGTTCATGATGGGCTGTATCTGACAGATATTGTCCCACGAGGCACAAAAGAACATGCCTTCATTTCAGCTCAGTTCAAATACTTCTCCTTTTACAACATGTTCGTGATAACCAAGGGTAGCTTTGACTACCCCAGCTCCCAGGAGGCCCTCTATGGCCTGCATCAGGCCTTCAACGCCATCCAGTATGTAGTGCGTGATGAGAACCGCCAGTTGCCTAAGATGTGGCTGCACTACTTCCGGGATTGGTTACAAG GTCTGCAGGCAGCTTTTGACAGAGATTGGGAATCTGGACGTATTACCAAGGAGAATTATCGCAATGGGTCAGAGGATGGTGTCCTAGCTTATAAGCTTCTCATCCAGACAGGCAGCAAGAAGGAGCCCTTCAATCTAAATCTA CTGACAACTCGCCGCCTGGTGGATGAGAATGGGATTATCCCCCATGACATCTTCTACATCTGCTTGACAGTGTGGGTGAGCAATGACCCCCTTGGCTTTGCTGCTTCTCAGGCCAACTTCTACCCACCCCCACCAGAGTGGATCCATGACAAGTACGATGCCACTGGCGAAAACCTTCGAA TTCCAGCTGCACAGCCCCTGGAGTTTGCTCAGTTCCCCTTCTACCTCAATGGACTGCGGCAGACGTCAGACTTCGTAGCAGCTATCGAGAGTGTCCGTGCCATCTGTGATGAGGTGGCTCAGACACATGGTGTGCTAAGCTACCCTAGTGGCTACCCTTTTCTCTTTTGGGAGCAGTACATTGGCCTGCGTCATTGGCTCCTGCAAGCAATCAGCATTGTGTTGGTCTGCACTTTTCTGGTGTGCACCCTGCTGCTACTCAATCCTTGGACTGCCAGTATCATT GTATTTGTTCTGGCCATGATGACGGTTGAACTGTTTGGTATCATGGGCCTGATGGGCATCAAATTAAGTGCCATCCCTGTGGTTATCCTCATTGCTTCTGTGGGCATTGGTGTGGAGTTCACTGTGCATGTAGCACTA GGCTTTCTCACAGCCATTGGCAACCGGAATCTGCGCTCCACTGTGGCTCTAGAGCACATGTTTGCCCCTGTGATGGATGGTGCTGTCTCCACTCTGCTGGGTGTACTCATGCTGGCTGGTTCCGAATTTGACTTCATTTTGAG GTACTTCTTTGCGGTGCTCACCATCCTGACAATTCTAGGGCTGCTCAATGGTCTTGTGTTACTGCCTGTGCTACTGTCTATCATTGGCCCGCCTGCTGAG GTCACACCTGCAGATAATGGTAGCCGCCTGCCAACACCATCACCTGTTCCCCCACCCATTAGTCACCACAGTTTTTATGTGCATCAGCAGGGTGGTGCCTTTACAGACTCCTCTGACTCAGAGTACTACTCAGAGAGCACTGGTGCATCAGATATCGGCAAAGATGATCGGAATACCTACATCATTCCCCCAACTCAGTCACATATTTTGGTCAAAGCCAGCAAAAGCCCCAGATTCCCCAAAATCACA GTGGTGAAAAGCTACAAGACAAGCCTGGAGTCACCTCTGTCACCGTGCAGCCCAGACTGGACTCAAACCATGACCACTGGAAGCCACTTAACATCATCCACCATCGATGTCAAGCAATCTTCCCAGCAGCAAGAGCAGCCAAACCACAGACTAGGGCCTCAGCAGGCTCAGACTGCCCCCATTCCCCTTCGGACCAACTCCCATGCCTACAGTGCCAAAGTGCCCCCTCTTGGGACTGGTGGCTCCTTCACCACAGTTACAGCCACTGCCTCAGTGATGCTGGCTTTGCACCCCTCCCTGCCCGGCTCATGCCGGGGCTATACACATGATGGCTTTGAATCTGACAGCCCTGAGGAGGCAGGCCTAGTCTTACCTGACAAATTGGAACTGCAAGACTTAGCCCAGAGGCCTTAG
- the PTCH2 gene encoding protein patched homolog 2 isoform X2: MASHRPVPGAAGIFGELPPSYAVAASSDLLRRPSYCHAAFALKQIAKGKAVGQKAPLWLRAQFQALLFTLGCWIQRHCGKVLFVGLLVFGALAVGLRVASIETDIEQLWVEEGSRVSQELRYTKEKLGEESLYTSQMLIQTPKQEGENILNPEALGMHLEAALAASKVQVLLYGKSWDLNKICYKSGVPIIENGMIARMIEKLFPCVIVTPLDCFWDGAKLQGGSAYLPGRRDIQWTNLDPIQLMEELGQFASLEGFKEMLDKAEVGQAYMERPCLDPFDPECPASAPNSHSRKVPNIPSELTGGCHGFSQKYMHWQEELILGETVKDFQGKLQRAEALQSMFLLMSPRQLFEHYRDDYEIHDISWSEEKAAAVLEAWQREFVELAQESLPANSSQTIHAFSTTTLNDIMKSFSDVSAIRVAGGYLLMLAYACVTMLRWDCSKSQGAVGLAGVLLVALSVAAGLGLCSLLGISFNAATTQVLPFLALGIGVDDMFLLAHAFIETSQHIPVKERTGECLRRSGTSVALTSVNNMIAFFMAALVPIPALRAFSLQAAVVVVFNFAMVLFIFPAILSLDLHRRENKRLDILCCFYSLCSSRVIQIQPQEYADANDNHAAPTFPHGHPPLATSTRITTTVQAFTQCDPSGRHVVTILPPTQHVFTTPSTLLPANLMGSQVCTPASSTRDLLAQLDEGKGAQECVPLPFCQWNLSSFARDKYAPVLLQSHTKGIVVAIFLALLGLSLYGTTKVHDGLYLTDIVPRGTKEHAFISAQFKYFSFYNMFVITKGSFDYPSSQEALYGLHQAFNAIQYVVRDENRQLPKMWLHYFRDWLQGLQAAFDRDWESGRITKENYRNGSEDGVLAYKLLIQTGSKKEPFNLNLLTTRRLVDENGIIPHDIFYICLTVWVSNDPLGFAASQANFYPPPPEWIHDKYDATGENLRIPAAQPLEFAQFPFYLNGLRQTSDFVAAIESVRAICDEVAQTHGVLSYPSGYPFLFWEQYIGLRHWLLQAISIVLVCTFLVCTLLLLNPWTASIIVFVLAMMTVELFGIMGLMGIKLSAIPVVILIASVGIGVEFTVHVALGFLTAIGNRNLRSTVALEHMFAPVMDGAVSTLLGVLMLAGSEFDFILRYFFAVLTILTILGLLNGLVLLPVLLSIIGPPAEGGAFTDSSDSEYYSESTGASDIGKDDRNTYIIPPTQSHILVKASKSPRFPKITVVKSYKTSLESPLSPCSPDWTQTMTTGSHLTSSTIDVKQSSQQQEQPNHRLGPQQAQTAPIPLRTNSHAYSAKVPPLGTGGSFTTVTATASVMLALHPSLPGSCRGYTHDGFESDSPEEAGLVLPDKLELQDLAQRP; this comes from the exons aggGCAGCCGTGTCAGCCAGGAGCTTCGATATACAAAAGAGAAGCTAGGAGAAGAATCACTTTACACATCCCAGATGCTCATACAAACTCCCAAACAGGAAGGAGAAAACATCCTGAATCCAGAGGCCTTAGGAATGCATCTCGAAGCTGCTTTGGCTGCCAGCAAAGTGCAAGTCTTACTGTATGGAAA ATCTTGGGATCTCAACAAAATCTGCTACAAGTCCGGAGTCCCCATAATTGAGAATGGGATGATTGCACGG ATGATTGAGAAGCTCTTTCCCTGTGTTATCGTAACGCCATTGGACTGTTTCTGGGATGGGGCCAAGCTGCAAGGGGGTTCTGCGTACCTCCC GGGCCGACGGGATATCCAGTGGACCAACTTGGACCCTATTCAATTGATGGAGGAGCTTGGTCAGTTTGCCTCACTGGAAGGATTCAAGGAAATGCTGGATAAGGCAGAAGTTGGCCAAGCCTATATGGAACGACCCTGTCTTGACCCCTTTGACCCTGAGTGTCCTGCCAGTGCTCCCAACAGCCATAGCCGAAAA GTACCAAATATTCCCTCTGAGCTCACAGGTGGCTGCCACGGCTTCTCTCAGAAATACATGCACTGGCAAGAGGAGCTGATCCTGGGTGAAACAGTGAAAGATTTCCAGGGCAAACTACAGAG agCTGAAGCATTACAGAGCATGTTCCTGTTGATGAGCCCACGGCAGCTGTTTGAGCACTACCGGGATGATTATGAGATTCATGACATCAGCTGGAGTGAGGAGAAAGCAGCTGCTGTCCTAGAAGCCTGGCAGCGGGAATTTGTTGAG TTGGCCCAGGAATCCCTCCCTGCAAATTCCTCCCAGACTATCCATGCCTTCTCCACCACCACGCTTAATGACATCATGAAATCCTTCTCAGATGTGAGCGCCATCCGCGTTGCAGGCGGGTACCTCCTGATG CTGGCATATGCCTGTGTCACCATGCTGCGCTGGGACTGCTCCAAATCGCAGGGTGCTGTGGGCCTAGCAGGAGTTCTTCTCGTTGCCCTTTCAGTGGCAGCAGGACTTGGACTGTGCTCCTTACTGGGAATCTCTTTCAACGCAGCGACCACACAG GTGTTACCTTTCCTGGCACTGGGCATTGGTGTAGATGACATGTTTCTCCTGGCGCATGCCTTCATTGAGACTAGCCAACACATCCCTGTCAAG GAACGGACTGGTGAATGCTTACGGCGTAGTGGCACCAGTGTAGCGCTCACCTCTGTCAATAACATGATTGCCTTCTTCATGGCTGCTCTGGTGCCCATCCCAGCTCTGCGAGCCTTCTCTCTGCAG GCTGCGGTGGTGGTCGTGTTCAATTTTGCCATGGTGCTGTTCATCTTTCCTGCCATCCTGAGCCTGGACCTTCACAGGCGTGAAAACAAGAGGCTTGATATTTTATGCTGCTTCTATAG CCTCTGCTCCTCCCGTGTCATCCAGATCCAGCCACAAGAATATGCTGATGCAAATGACAACCACGCTGCACCCACATTTCCACACGGACACCCACCACTGGCCACCAGCACACGTATCACAACCACAGTGCAAGCTTTCACCCAGTGTGACCCTTCTGGGCGACACGTGGTCACCATCTTACCACCTACGCAGCATGTCTTCACCACCCCATCCACTCTGCTTCCTGCCAACCTGATGGGGTCACAAGTCTGCACTCCTGCCAGCTCCACTCGTGACCTCCTGGCACAGCTGGATGAGGGCAAAGGTGCCCAGGAGTGCGTCCCGTTGCCGTTTTGCCAATGGAATCTCTCCAGTTTTGCTCGAGACAAATATGCACCCGTCCTTCTGCAGAGCCACACCAAG GGAATTGTGGTGGCCATATTCCTGGCACTATTGGGCCTGAGCCTCTATGGCACAACCAAAGTTCATGATGGGCTGTATCTGACAGATATTGTCCCACGAGGCACAAAAGAACATGCCTTCATTTCAGCTCAGTTCAAATACTTCTCCTTTTACAACATGTTCGTGATAACCAAGGGTAGCTTTGACTACCCCAGCTCCCAGGAGGCCCTCTATGGCCTGCATCAGGCCTTCAACGCCATCCAGTATGTAGTGCGTGATGAGAACCGCCAGTTGCCTAAGATGTGGCTGCACTACTTCCGGGATTGGTTACAAG GTCTGCAGGCAGCTTTTGACAGAGATTGGGAATCTGGACGTATTACCAAGGAGAATTATCGCAATGGGTCAGAGGATGGTGTCCTAGCTTATAAGCTTCTCATCCAGACAGGCAGCAAGAAGGAGCCCTTCAATCTAAATCTA CTGACAACTCGCCGCCTGGTGGATGAGAATGGGATTATCCCCCATGACATCTTCTACATCTGCTTGACAGTGTGGGTGAGCAATGACCCCCTTGGCTTTGCTGCTTCTCAGGCCAACTTCTACCCACCCCCACCAGAGTGGATCCATGACAAGTACGATGCCACTGGCGAAAACCTTCGAA TTCCAGCTGCACAGCCCCTGGAGTTTGCTCAGTTCCCCTTCTACCTCAATGGACTGCGGCAGACGTCAGACTTCGTAGCAGCTATCGAGAGTGTCCGTGCCATCTGTGATGAGGTGGCTCAGACACATGGTGTGCTAAGCTACCCTAGTGGCTACCCTTTTCTCTTTTGGGAGCAGTACATTGGCCTGCGTCATTGGCTCCTGCAAGCAATCAGCATTGTGTTGGTCTGCACTTTTCTGGTGTGCACCCTGCTGCTACTCAATCCTTGGACTGCCAGTATCATT GTATTTGTTCTGGCCATGATGACGGTTGAACTGTTTGGTATCATGGGCCTGATGGGCATCAAATTAAGTGCCATCCCTGTGGTTATCCTCATTGCTTCTGTGGGCATTGGTGTGGAGTTCACTGTGCATGTAGCACTA GGCTTTCTCACAGCCATTGGCAACCGGAATCTGCGCTCCACTGTGGCTCTAGAGCACATGTTTGCCCCTGTGATGGATGGTGCTGTCTCCACTCTGCTGGGTGTACTCATGCTGGCTGGTTCCGAATTTGACTTCATTTTGAG GTACTTCTTTGCGGTGCTCACCATCCTGACAATTCTAGGGCTGCTCAATGGTCTTGTGTTACTGCCTGTGCTACTGTCTATCATTGGCCCGCCTGCTGAG GGTGGTGCCTTTACAGACTCCTCTGACTCAGAGTACTACTCAGAGAGCACTGGTGCATCAGATATCGGCAAAGATGATCGGAATACCTACATCATTCCCCCAACTCAGTCACATATTTTGGTCAAAGCCAGCAAAAGCCCCAGATTCCCCAAAATCACA GTGGTGAAAAGCTACAAGACAAGCCTGGAGTCACCTCTGTCACCGTGCAGCCCAGACTGGACTCAAACCATGACCACTGGAAGCCACTTAACATCATCCACCATCGATGTCAAGCAATCTTCCCAGCAGCAAGAGCAGCCAAACCACAGACTAGGGCCTCAGCAGGCTCAGACTGCCCCCATTCCCCTTCGGACCAACTCCCATGCCTACAGTGCCAAAGTGCCCCCTCTTGGGACTGGTGGCTCCTTCACCACAGTTACAGCCACTGCCTCAGTGATGCTGGCTTTGCACCCCTCCCTGCCCGGCTCATGCCGGGGCTATACACATGATGGCTTTGAATCTGACAGCCCTGAGGAGGCAGGCCTAGTCTTACCTGACAAATTGGAACTGCAAGACTTAGCCCAGAGGCCTTAG